Below is a window of Cygnus atratus isolate AKBS03 ecotype Queensland, Australia chromosome 3, CAtr_DNAZoo_HiC_assembly, whole genome shotgun sequence DNA.
ATACAAGGCTctcttgcagagagatctggacagattggagaactgggcgatcaccaaccacatgaagtttaacaaaagcaagtgccgggtcctgcacctgggacggggcaaccctggctatacatacagactgggcgacgagacgctggagagcagccctgcagagagggatctgggggttgtggttgacagcaagttgaatatgagccagcagcgtgccctggcagccaggagggccaactgtatcctgggatgcatcaagcacagcattgttagtcggtcgagggaagtgatgGTCCTGCTCCACTCTGCGCTGttgcggcctcacctcgagtactgtgtgcagttctgggcaccacagtacaaaaaggacattaaactgttggagagtgtccagaggagggcgacgaaggTGGTGAAGgacctagaggggaagacacgaggagcagctgaggtcactgggcctgttcagcctggagaagaggaggctgaggggggacctcatcgcagtctacaacttcctcgcaagggggagtggagaggcaggtgacatattctccgtaatcaccagtgacaggacccatgggaacggtgttaagctgaggcaggggaagtttaggctagacattaggaagaggttcttcaccaaaagggtggttgcacacaCGAACAGGCTCCTCAGTGAaatagtcactgcaccaagcctgtctgaatttaagaagagattggactgtgcacttagtcacgtggtctaaacttttgggcagacctgtgcggtgccaggagttggacttgatgatccttgtgggtcccttccaactcgggatattctatgattctatgatttaaaatACTACTAGGCTTTAAATGCCTGATCTTAAAAATTAGTAGAAGCTTTACTATAAACACAACTCAGATCTTCTGTAAGCTGACTGAAGCAGCAAATCTATGTTAGTGTAATTCTTAAATATTGATCTGCAAAGTGAGCTGCGGAGCCTGTATGTGATGAGAGCAAGTAATGACTAAATACTAAAAGGTCCTTTTGACCACCAAATTCTTAGCAAATTttccaggttttcttttctctgatgtCTATAATATCTCTAGAACTTTTGTATGATTTCCAAATGAAGATGTACATCATGAGAATGATCCTTcagctgcaaaatgcaaaactcATTGTACCCCTTGGCAGCCATGCAAAgcaattattattactttttttttttctcagaagaaaggCATATTTACAGAATGAGGTAAGAAAGAACATCTATCTCATCACTAGTCATTAGCCAAGGACATTTATAATTGCTGATAATTGCAATTTCTCCTTGCTGGTGCTGCTTCCTTTACAGTATCTCTCTTAATTCCTGTAGGAATTACTTTCAGGTAACTGCAAACCTCACCAACTCCCATGAGGTTAGTCGCCacaaataaagaatgaaagaatcacagaatggtttgggttggaaacGACCTTACAAAACATCtaattccaacacccctgccatgggcaaagacacctcccactagaccaggttgctcaaagccccatccagcctggccttgaacactcccGGGaatgaggcatccacagcttctctgggcaatgtatgccagtgcctcaccaccctcagagtaaattTCTTCCAATTATCTAATCTgaacctaccctcttttagtttaaagccattaccccttgtcctatcactacactccctgacaaagagtccctccccagctttcctgtaggccccctctaggtactggaaggctgctataaagtctccctggagcctctgttttccaggctgaaaaaccccaactctctcagcctgtcttcacagtagagatgctccagccctttgatcatcttcatggctctCCTCTGCACTTGTTCTACTAATACGTCCATGCCCTTCATGTGCTGGGGGGCCACAGAACTGAGAAATTACcacattgttttgctttcatctttcagGGTTTATCCTTCACTTCAGTTAAGTCGGACTTCTTTCTAATATAAATTTTGATGAAGAAGTAGCTAACCACCCACAAAAACCCACTCACCTTTCAATCATTACTGCATGCACGGCACCactgagaatgaaagaaaggtCTTAATAACAAATTTACATGTATGGCCAAAACCGAGAAATCATCCAATCAATGCATTCTCTGCCATGAAGTAATTAAGACAAGacattaagattattttttggGACTTTTTTAGCCCTTAACTGGATAAAATTGCTACCAAAATCAATTGATttgtggaagaagagaaagacgTGAAAGGTCATGGGAGGATTTGAAGCCATATGGGTAGCTTAAAGTGTCATTGACTACACTCTGATATTTAGTTATCCATTCCATTCCTAATAAGAAGGCCAGTCTGGGGGCATTGTTTGATGCTTACCTGAATATGAGCCGACAGTgtgtccaggtggccaagaagaccaatggcatcctggcttgtatcaggaatagtgtagccagcaggaccagggaggtgatcgttcccctgtactcctctctggtgaggccgcaccttgattactgtgttcagttttgtgcccctcactacaagaaggacatcgaggccctggagtatgcccagagaagggctacagagctggtgaagggtccTGTgagaacacaagtcctgtgaggagcggctgagggaactggggttgtttagtctggggaagaggaagctcaCGGGAGaccttaaaaagaaaggaagttgtggggagctggggcagatAACTAGTCATAGGACTagagagaatggcctcaagttgtgccaggcGAAGTTCAGGTTGggaattaggagacatttcttctcagaaagagtagttaaaAATTGGAATGaacccagggaggtggtggagtcaccatccctgggaatgtttaagaaaagattGGATGTggtactgttgtggtttagcccggctggcagccaaataccacacagccgttcgctcaccctcccccctccctctccgggatgggggagagaaacgggaaagtgaagcctgtgagttgagataaggacagtttattaagacagggaaaataataacaataataataataataataataataataataataatgtgtacaaagtgatgcacaatgcaattgctcaccacccgttgaccgatgcccagcctatccccgagcagccggcccccccaccccggctagccacccctatatattgttcagcatgacgtcagatggtatggaatatccctttggccagtttgggtcagctgtcctgggtctgtcccctcccagctgctgctgcacccccagcctgctcgctagcaggacagagcgagaagctgaaaagtccttggcttggtgtaagcattgctctacaacaattaaaacatcagcatgttatcagcgctcttctcatcctaatccaaaacatagcaccctgccagctactaggaggaaaattaactctgtcctacctgaaaccaggacaggtacttagggacatgggttagtgggtaatattgctggtagggggatggttggaccagatgatcttggaggtcttttccaaccttaatgattctgtgattcatcaAGGATGAAATGCAGGaaggagcaaaaggaaaaaaaaaaaaaaaaaaaaaaagtatattttcaaaatgaaagggTGGTTAAAACTTCATCCTCAACAGGCTACTTCCAGCATATCAGACAATGGAGAGCTCTGTGCTTTGGATGCCACGGGGCTTTGCTGTCAGACAGTACTGGAGGCCTTTGTGCAGGATAATATGTAcaagaacttttattttccagagtcATGATAAGATAATACCTTTCAATTTGACTGCAGCATAATGTCCTCataaacattcagctgcactgataaaatctgattttttcatAGGTGAACTTCCAAACAATTCAagagtgatttttaaaaaagaaaaaaaataataattagtgGCCATCTGCAAGCTTCTGGTAAGAACgtaaaaaacagcaaagcttCTCAGAAGCAAGTGCAAAACACTTGTCTGTTTTGTAAATGAGAAGAACTTCATATTCACAACCACACTGGTAAGCAAAACCAGTGTGCCCACAGATAATTTAGCACTCCAGTTAGTCATATAATGTGAATGTTTTTATGTAAACGTACACCTGTACATGGTCACAATAATTATATGAACATGTGCTCTATTTACACCTGAGTATTTGGCTTGTATGATATTGTGCACTGGGATAATTCTACCCAGTTTGCAACTTTAAACTTCTGCAAATAACTGATGTCTAAAAATAGGTCCCTTGTGTGACATGGCATTCGTTTCTGTAGGCAAAAGAGGTATTAGAGATAATGAATAGAAGTTTCTTCCTTAACTTCTATGTGATTTTCAAGTCAAATTAATgatttaacttttctttattgAATCAAACTCAGTGGGAGACAAATGTAAACCTAAAACTTCCGTTTCTAAACTCATCTCTACTCCTTCTGTTACCTTGTCAACCCATTCAAACCCTAACCTATAAGGTGAAAAGATCCTGCAGACACAGAGACTCTgttctttataaagaaacatCCAGACAGAGGGTTATGAACTTTCTAGATTCTAGCAGAATAACAAGTGTTAGCCATCCATTAGACCTTAGCCACCTCGTACGTATTCCTATGCTGTGTACCTAGCAAATGTCTCCTCAAATAAGTACTTGTGTTCTAATCATCTGAGGAATTTTGGAAGGTCACATCAAGTCAATACCATAGCACCTATCACCTATGGACTGAAAATATGTGCACTGAAAATTCTAGATGCAAGATAGATAGACCAAATTTCAACAGTGTGtggaatacaaagaaataacatCTAATATGATTTTCAAAAATTGGTGAGATTGTAAGCTAATGTGTttatcaaagcaaaatattattgtttCACTGCACATTTTTTGATCTGTTGGTGAACTGAACAAAGTTTAGAAAATCTTCtgcaaatacttaaaaataattgaatttatACTTAAAATTGTCTTCAAAGTGTTACTTAATGTAGAAATTGCTATGTATATTGAGGaaagaataatataaatataaaaactatagcccttaaaatcttttcctaattccattttcttcacctgtttccttctgattttGCATCTCACTTTTATCTAGTCTGTAAtcactgatttcagtaatgCTTCCAATTTTACTGTTTATAACATTCCTATACTCATTATGCTTACTACGCAAGCAGTTAATTTCATTCAGAATAACATGGCTGCAAGAATACAACCAAATGCATatgaataaacttttttttctaccataaacatcagaagaaaaaaatccaaagatcAGGCTGATAAATTACACCTTTCTGGAGAATAAGTTTTCTGCCTGATTCTTAGCTCAGTAGCAATGACATAACTTCAGAATGCTCACTGGAGAtacttctgaattattttggtttattCAAGACAATTTCCTACTATGTTACCATAGATCTAGTATAATGCTGTATAAGAAAATGTGCTGGGAGATTAgtgcataaaacaaaaaatgctgtaaaCAACATGGCAGTGTGACTTGTAGGAAGAGAggattcttgttttctgttctgtctctttctgtctcaaaattatttttgctatatAAAGTGATAAAATAATGACTAATTTTGAGAACTACCAtacaataattttcaaataaaagtcaCAGTATTGTTTAACACAGATTTCTTCTCTTAACTCAGGCTTAACACAGTGTGAAATTAATTCTAGATAATTGTTTCTCATATTTCCCATCTCAATGCTTCTTAAAGGATATCAGTCTCCACTTCCTAGCgtggctgtattttaaaaaggacagaTGCACATATGTAGAAAGAACAGACTCACTTGTAGTCAGCAGGGAGGTCAAAGGGCCCAATGGACAGGGAGTTGGAGCTCCCTTCCTGGTGGTCTGCAACAGTAAGAGATGAAGTAGGGCAGTAACAAGAGCTCCACGTGTACAGGGAGTTCACCTTCTCAATTTGATAAGTTTTCACTCCCATCCAGAAAGGGACACAATTACTTCTTTGTACAAcctctgtggggaaaaaaaaaaaaaacacccttcgAAACTACACACTCAAACTCTAAATTTCCCCATTAACAATTAGAataaagggggaggggggagactTGCCTCTAAAGCTGTCATACCTACATAAAACAGATACAAATATTGTGAGCATGAGCACAAAGTCCATGTTGGTGAAACTGTTGAAGTAGATAACTACACATGATGTTGTTAGTCAAGTTAAAGATGCATAAGGGTCTTTTTTGCAAGTGTATATCGATCCATTTAAATTGGCCGTAGCAAATGTGCATCTCAGGGCCAGATTCTCTACTTTATTTCAATCACACTGTAAAGCAATAGTAATGCCAGACAACACTAAACTCAATTTTCTCACCACTTAAGACATACCACAGATTTTCTTCACACAAGAGATGTTGAACAGTCAGACGTATGTATGAAGCCAGACTACTTGGGgacattttaatgttaaaaaaaataatattaaaacgTCATTTCATTCTCACTTATCATCACTCACTCCGCTGTGTTATCtaaactacagaaaagaagCTGCTCACCTGATTATTGAATTTTGTCTCCTTATGTCCTTTTTATTCATCACATTAACCAATAGGCAATTAAAGAAATCAGCAGAACAGACAGGTTGCAGACAGCCAGCTTACATTTCACACTGCTGATTAATTCTGAGAGAATGAACATTACCACGTTTCATTTTATTGTCATATCAAATCTTCACATTTAACACTATTATGCATCTATCATTCATTCTGCAAATAAAACGTGTTTGTTCTTTGTACTTGACTGCATTTTAAACTTCTGTCTGCCAGCTCAGAGCTACCCATATATTTGTTGGAAGAATACGGGATGAGCATATTTTGTGTACGTACGTTTCAAGGTCCTATATCATTCAAGTTTATATCTAACAAGACATGTCAAACTGTAAATCTTTAAATGCAATACAAGCAGCCAATTTACTCACTGTAGTCAGGACATTTGAAAGAGCCAATCTCTAGCCTTAAAAAGACTACAAAGAACCTTTACAGAAATTTACTGCCTGCTCAGGGGATGACTTCAGCTTCCACTCTTCAATTCTACTCTAATgtaccataaagaaaaaatatagtgGAAACAGTCCAAATGCATGGCAGATAAGAGTGGAATTGTGCTATTAGTGTGAATTAAATGACCCTCTACCTTATCCTAATTTACAAAGGGACTAGGTCAATACCAAATTGCAGAAATAGCACTCTGGTGTTTCCATGTCTTACATGCAGCAAGCAGGTCTCCAAGCCAGGAGAGCACTGACAATTTTTATGgcccaggaaaaaaaggcattctgCAACAATGGCAGGAATGGTGCAGTTCAAAATCAGCACACCTTAGTACTAACTTTCAAGAGTTTGGGAAAAATTGTGAAAAGAGGTCTCCGTGCTATTAAAATGACTTTTGGGAAGCTGGAAACATAAAATTCCATACAACGAGATGCCAACAGGATGATATTCTTAAATGGGTCCACAGGTGAACAATGTACTTGTAAAACAAGTAATATAACTTGCAAGCTAAAACCATCAATTAACAAGCTGAACACAGAATAGATTTAAATAGTGAATTATTTTATGCTAATGATGTTTTAGCCAGGAAATTTgatattttgaatgaaatcaaGAATCTGATTCATAAAtaatgtcttatttttattagtagttCACAGTatattgacattttaaaataaacataagagTCTGTCAACAGGTATTAAATGAGTTATGTTGGATAATAAACTTGATGTGAACTTGCAATGGAGTGGTTCAGACAGAAAATCAAGTGCAATCCTTCAATTTAAGTGAGAAATTATATACTGTATTGTGACATCTTTGTATATGGGAAGACCATTACTGGAATACAATGTTTAGCTCTGGTAGCTACTACTTGAAAAGGCTattgtcaaaaaagaaaatcttcagaaaagaggaaaaataaagttacaacAAAAGCTGCCTCATTAAATTTACTCTTAAATGGAGGGAATGTCAAGAGACATTATGCAAATGCTCTACGAGTTGttcatgagagaaaaaatgtcatttaacaACGTCTTTGAATTATCAATGGACATAATCTCTAGAGGCTGGAATCTGAGGGCAGATCAAATCAGAttggaaataaacatttttaacactAATAGTAATCAATCATTAGAACAGTTTACCTAAAGATGTGATGAATTAGCTAGCATTTGACATATTTACTACCAAGTGTAAAGTTATCCATCTACGAACAAAAAAGAGAGGTCAAACAAAGCCTGTAGGTCAAACACACAGGATAGGGACCCTATCACAAGATACAATGGCAGGATTTTTAGGAATCTTGGTGTATTATGTGAAGAACATGAGATGCACGTTCTACAACATGCTGCAGCCAAAAGAGTTATCATGATCATCTAAATCAAATTATTTAGTATTGATTTCCatgatttttctgttactaTGAAGGTTGCTTtggatttcctttttcataaaaagcacaggttttttttctaagaagaaaTGGTTTAGTTTATATGGAAATTAATATGGGGAAGCTCCATGTGCTGCATTATATAATAGCTCAACCTAAATACTTGCAAAAGTCAAGATTATGTTTTCCAAAGTGATAGCCCTCTGAAAGTCATGCATGTGACTACCCACATGGCAGAATTCTGTCTCCAGGTCAGCTTTTGACATCCCTATCAGGCTTTAAAAAAGTAccctattttaaaaaaaaaaaaaagaatctcagGATTTACTACAACTAGTGGAAAATCTTTTGACAAAAATTCTTAttgatgaaataatattttttctagagcagaatttaaaagaaagtaaaaagtcTCCAAATAAATAAGCTTCATTGAGGTTCCAGCCACAAAATTGGAAACAACACGGTTATTTGTTAGCTGatttcaaaacaacatttaaaataggaaaatgattttttgtaaaagaaagatAGCAGGTGGCGTTGAAAAGTCAACCTTTTCTCACGTGACTGTTAGGAGACAgcttcttttctgattttcttttattagaaaaaaatatcacattagTTCCACTTATAAACTTGTAtcacagcagtattttgcaCTGTTAGGTGCAGCACACACTCATTCTGGCTGCACTGTGAGCCAGCAGGAGCACATAAGCTCTGGTTCCCAAAATTGTCTGGGTCCTCAGTGTGCCACCTTGGCATTAGGGGACTTCCTATcatgcatgtatgtatacaaCAGTTGGAGCTGGTCAGGATCGTGAAGGCCAGTTGGTCCTCTCTGGGTACTGAGATCTTCAACTCTCTACTAAAAATGccaaaacagagaaggaaatatgtCCCTGAGGATTTGAATTACTTTTGTGCTGAAGAATTTGCAACGTTACAAGCTGTGCCTTATTTAACATGAAATTAGTTCCAGGTTTGAATGTAAAGGTTCATTACCCTCTTTATACCTTTAGATAAACCTggcctgcctttttttttttttccttcccccactccccctccccccaatatttaatgaaacaaaagtaattaaaatttgcattatttcagGTTTCAAAAAAAAGCTCTTGCTGTTATCTAGATCAAGATTTAGATGACCTACCAGTTAGTTGGTTTGGTaaaaagtcatttcagaaatatattaatacataGCCCAAATACGACTAAGGGAAAATAGGttattttttctgatatatGTAAGAGGTAAGTCTTAGCAGTTATTTCACTTGAATGATTACTCTGATTTTACATGATGTGTACTTTGAGGctgaaaatacttctgaatcACTAAGAaggataagaaaataataaaataggaaCAAGTTTATACACagtctttctttcctgattATGCACAGGTAAAAAATGGATTGAAACAAATTTCAATACAACAGAGCAGATTTCAATACAAcaaattgtatttgtttttcagtattttaccACCAGCTTTATAAAGGTTAATTCAGAAAGAGCAAGATGGTAGAGATACTAAACTTAATGAATGCTTGAACGAAAACAACTCACAAGCTCTGGGAGTTTTATTATTGCAAATGATAGAGACAAACCTATCATTTGCAAGGTGTAAACAAGATATCCCTTTCCCTTGCAACAGCATAAGGAGGGTATTACAGATTACATTTTGAggtttgtattaaaaattaaattagacaAGAAATACAGAACCACCAGTTTCATagagaagaaatgctttaaCAGCACCTGTTTTATTAGTGCCCTGTGTGAGATTGGGCAGTATCAGACATTCATAATGGAGTTAATAAGTGATGTTAATGGATGAGGCATTTTATAGTACCTACGGAAATACATTCAATAAGTCTGGGTTTAACCATATATACTTCAAATTGTAATTTTGGCACTCTTCTCACAGGTACATCTATTTTCAGTCAAGGCAAGGGATCTCATGATCATCTGGATGATTTATCTGCTTACCAAAGAGCCCTATATACACTGaacatctgtatttaaataaaatatacaataaattgtctttgggatttttttattttatgtgtgtgcatatttgGAAGCTGTCAAAGAGGTCAGCAAAAATTAtcagaacataaaataaaacacactaCTTGAAGTTTGTAATAATACTTCtgaaatgacaacaaaaagacatttataaAAACTATTTAACATCACCTCTGAAACAATTGTTCCAAGTTTCTTTAGAAAATCATCCAAAGAGTGAACAAGTACTTGTCAAATCACTTTCTAATTAAATTCATACATTTgttcctattttaaaaatggccACATATTCCATCTGCCAATGCAAAATGCTTAGGTATTTTCAGCCAACTTCCCCAAGTAAAGCTGTACAACCATCTCATGCAGCATACTTCACTGTTACAAGGGCCATGACTGTAAAGCACCCTACTCATGGCCAACCtttctttgtcctttctttttataCAACTTTGATGTGAGCATTTCAAAGTGAGAAAGGTTCAGCCATAGattctttttacagaaagattactatttttcttcttgaaccACTGGAACTGTTACACTGACTGCCTTGAATGCAATCAGGGAACTTTTCTCGCAGCTTTTTCCTAAATGAGAGGCTACTCATGGAGGAGGAAGTAGAACTGGTACAAACTACTTTGTACAGCAGCATTCTCATGGTTGTGTGCATTTCTTCAAGGCCTCAGGAAGTTCTATCTAAAACTTGAAACCCTGATCAAAAGTCCTTATTTCAGAGCACTGTGAATCCTACCACTTTCTCATCTGGTTTTGgcatttgaaaacactttttttctacaCGAGGTTCAGTCAGAACAACTCttcagaaaccttttttttttttttttttttttttatagcagcCCTCACTTCTATTGCAGATCCTTCAGTTATTATTGCTGCAAAAGctagaaaagcacagaaacttCATCTGCCTGTTGAAACCTTCAGGAAGCACATCTGGCAGAGAGGCAGTAATGGCTGGTCCCAGCTGGTCCAGCCACTTACACAGTATTgtctggaggaaaacaaaacaaacaaaaaaccctaccaaaacaaacataataataataataaaaagataatatactaaaataataaaaataatattattttgagcaacatctgaaaagaaatttgcaaaagaaaaaaaacatgttaatgTAGTGGCAAATGAACACTGGTGCTCTGTGTAAGGATGAAAAACTATTATCAAGAGACTTGAACACTCTGTTCTCCTCAGCCAGCCAGGCAGGAGTGCTGGTCTGAACTGCTTCCAGACACTGGTCTGGAATCCTGTTGACACCATGGGCCAGCACCCTTGggaaaatcctttaaaatgtcTCAGACCTGCTTTTTGCATATCAGTCCATTTGTGGTAAAAGCCTAAACTCAGAATTTCTTGGTGGAAGACAGGAAAACGACCAAGTGAATATCTTCAAGgacagagactccacaacctctcttggcaacctgttccagtattCAGCCACCCCCACTGCAAAAGTCTCTGTCACTGAAGTCCAAAGAACCTTGAGGGTGACCAGCTACAAGGTGTCTTCTTTAGGAAGAACTGATTTACTCTTCAAGCTCCAATAGAGCTTAATACATACATCA
It encodes the following:
- the LOC126913259 gene encoding uncharacterized protein LOC126913259 codes for the protein MSLSTCPGFRTLHQLCSPSLGILQGLDVLLVVRGTKLNTVIKVRPHQRGVQGNDHLPGPAGYTIPDTSQDAIGLLGHLDTLSAHIQVLHHLRRPPLDTLQQFNVLFVLWCPELHTVLEVRPQQRRVEQDHHFPRPTNNAVLDASQDTVGPPGCQGTLLAHIQLAVNHNPQIPLCRAALQRLVAQSVCIARVAPSQVQDPALAFVKLHVVGDRPVLQSVQISLQESLV